A single Mycobacteriales bacterium DNA region contains:
- a CDS encoding citrate synthase, translating into MADYELTYPGGVLPLDAVDGTEAPAGLQISKLLGTTGRVTYDSGFGNTAACTSAITFIDGDAGILRYRGYPIEQLAKESTFLETSYLLIYGELPTAGQLDDFRGRIAKHTMLHEDLRDFFGGFRHDAHPMAVLNSAVSALSTFYQDSLDPFDADQVELSTIRLLAKVPTIAATAYKKAVGQPALYPDNSIGYVENFLRMTFGVPAESYDVNPVMARALDMLFILHADHEQNCSTSTVRMVGSANANMFTSIAAGIGALSGPLHGAANQAVIEMLEGIAADGGDMKAFVERVKKKEPGVKLMGFGHRVYKNYDPRAAIVKQATHDVLTNLGVSDPLLDLAIQLEEIALADDYFIERKLYPNVDFYSGVIYKAMGFPTRMFTVLFALGRLPGWIAHWREMMTDSDTRIGRPRQVYTGATERSYVTVGDRK; encoded by the coding sequence ATGGCTGACTACGAGCTGACCTACCCGGGCGGCGTGCTGCCCCTGGACGCGGTCGACGGCACCGAGGCACCTGCGGGCCTGCAGATCTCCAAGCTGCTGGGCACCACCGGCCGGGTGACCTACGACTCCGGGTTCGGCAACACCGCGGCCTGCACCTCGGCGATCACCTTCATCGACGGTGACGCAGGCATCCTGCGCTACCGCGGCTACCCGATCGAGCAGCTGGCGAAGGAGTCGACGTTCCTCGAGACGTCGTACCTGCTCATCTACGGCGAGCTCCCGACCGCCGGCCAGCTCGACGACTTCCGGGGCCGCATCGCGAAGCACACGATGCTGCACGAGGACCTGCGCGACTTCTTCGGCGGGTTCCGCCACGACGCGCACCCGATGGCGGTCCTCAACTCCGCGGTCAGCGCGTTGTCGACGTTCTACCAGGACTCCCTCGACCCGTTCGACGCCGACCAGGTCGAGCTGTCCACGATCCGGCTGCTCGCCAAGGTGCCGACGATCGCGGCGACGGCGTACAAGAAGGCCGTCGGCCAGCCGGCGCTCTATCCCGACAACTCGATCGGGTACGTCGAGAACTTCCTGCGGATGACCTTCGGCGTCCCGGCGGAGTCCTACGACGTCAACCCGGTCATGGCGCGGGCGCTGGACATGCTGTTCATCCTCCACGCCGACCACGAGCAGAACTGCTCGACGTCCACCGTGCGCATGGTCGGGTCTGCCAACGCCAACATGTTCACCTCGATCGCCGCCGGCATCGGCGCGCTGTCGGGCCCGCTGCACGGCGCGGCCAACCAGGCCGTCATCGAGATGCTCGAGGGCATCGCCGCCGACGGTGGCGACATGAAGGCGTTCGTCGAGCGGGTCAAGAAGAAGGAGCCCGGCGTCAAGCTGATGGGCTTCGGCCACCGGGTCTACAAGAACTACGACCCGCGCGCGGCCATCGTGAAGCAGGCCACTCACGACGTACTGACCAACCTGGGCGTCTCCGACCCGCTGCTCGACCTCGCGATCCAGCTCGAGGAGATCGCCCTCGCGGACGACTACTTCATCGAGCGCAAGCTCTACCCGAACGTCGACTTCTACAGCGGCGTCATCTACAAGGCCATGGGCTTCCCGACCCGGATGTTCACCGTGCTGTTCGCGCTCGGCCGACTGCCGGGCTGGATCGCGCACTGGCGGGAGATGATGACCGACTCGGACACCCGGATCGGCCGGCCCCGCCAGGTCTACACCGGCGCCACCGAGCGCTCCTACGTGACGGTCGGCGACCGCAAGTAG
- a CDS encoding TOMM precursor leader peptide-binding protein, whose translation MRPVLKPALRRLWRDPSTLQFGVDPRHAVVVSGVSSADRELLTLLDGSRESDAAIAEAGRLGQPVHRGQTLLELLSSAGVLDDAELGAPTNATSGRLTPDQLSLSLCHPRPGGAARAMASRQAATVEVLGAGRTGSTLAALLAAAGVGRVVVDDPALLRPADLAPGGVRAIGVHHRRGDAANAVVSTVRTAAAGGASHGSNRSLVVLAPTGSAFPPEWLVRVRRRAHLLVMVRETTASIGPLVVPGRSPCLRCLELARADRDPVWPVLAAQLVGETRPVEPCDVALSSAAASLTAMHVLAWLDDARFVSPLLGGTVELGLSELTLRRRTVLAHPECGCPAWEPEQHQAAS comes from the coding sequence ATGCGTCCGGTGCTCAAGCCCGCACTGCGCCGACTCTGGCGCGACCCGTCCACCCTTCAGTTCGGCGTCGATCCGCGACATGCGGTCGTCGTCAGCGGCGTGAGCTCGGCTGACCGAGAGCTCCTGACGCTGCTCGACGGCAGCCGCGAGAGCGACGCCGCGATCGCCGAGGCCGGCCGGCTGGGCCAGCCGGTGCACCGCGGGCAGACGCTGCTCGAGCTGCTGAGCAGTGCCGGCGTGCTCGACGACGCCGAGCTCGGCGCCCCGACCAACGCGACCTCCGGCCGGCTGACCCCCGACCAGCTGTCGCTGTCGCTGTGCCATCCGCGTCCGGGCGGAGCCGCGCGGGCGATGGCGAGCCGGCAGGCGGCCACCGTCGAGGTGCTCGGCGCCGGACGCACGGGCTCGACGCTGGCGGCGCTGCTCGCCGCCGCCGGTGTCGGTCGGGTGGTGGTCGACGATCCCGCGCTGCTGCGGCCGGCCGACCTCGCTCCCGGTGGCGTCCGGGCCATCGGGGTGCACCACCGGCGCGGGGACGCCGCCAACGCGGTCGTGAGCACGGTGCGCACCGCGGCCGCCGGCGGCGCTTCCCACGGCTCGAATCGCTCGCTGGTCGTGCTCGCCCCGACCGGCTCGGCGTTCCCGCCGGAGTGGCTGGTCCGGGTCCGTCGCCGGGCGCATCTGCTCGTGATGGTGCGCGAGACGACCGCCTCCATCGGGCCGCTGGTCGTGCCCGGCCGCTCGCCCTGTCTGCGTTGCCTCGAGCTCGCCCGGGCTGACCGGGACCCGGTCTGGCCGGTGCTCGCCGCGCAGCTCGTCGGTGAGACGCGGCCGGTCGAGCCGTGCGACGTGGCGCTGTCCAGCGCGGCGGCGTCGTTGACCGCGATGCACGTCCTCGCCTGGCTCGACGACGCGCGCTTCGTCTCGCCGTTGCTCGGCGGAACGGTCGAGCTGGGCTTGTCCGAGCTGACGCTTCGCCGGCGTACCGTCCTCGCCCACCCCGAGTGCGGGTGCCCCGCCTGGGAACCCGAGCAACACCAAGCCGCCTCCTGA
- a CDS encoding DUF5679 domain-containing protein produces the protein MADTYEGYCVKCKEKRKFEGEIRTSESGRRMAQGPCPVCGTKVNRILGKA, from the coding sequence ATGGCCGACACCTATGAGGGCTACTGCGTGAAGTGCAAGGAGAAGCGCAAGTTCGAAGGTGAGATCCGCACCAGCGAGTCGGGCCGCCGCATGGCGCAGGGCCCCTGCCCGGTCTGCGGCACCAAGGTGAACCGGATCCTGGGCAAGGCCTGA
- a CDS encoding enoyl-CoA hydratase/isomerase family protein: protein MSAPLRVERRPSGVAILTLALPERRNAMTGELTAAWTAAIDELRADPALRSVVVTGEGSAFCSGGDLSWIGESPDLTVPAIRDRMLPFYRAWLAIRDLEVPSIAAVNGPAVGAGLCLALACDLRYAAASATLSAPFTALGMHAGMAATYLLPATVGIPAARDLLLTGRRVDADEALRLGLVNGVYDGAELLDRAIDVAEQIAGNGPVAVRLTVAGLRNGAPRSLDEALQYEALAQPTTFASADLTEGLAAAKERRKPRFQGK, encoded by the coding sequence ATGAGCGCACCCCTTCGCGTCGAACGACGGCCCTCCGGGGTGGCGATCTTGACCCTCGCGCTCCCCGAGCGGCGCAACGCGATGACCGGCGAGCTGACGGCCGCGTGGACCGCCGCGATCGACGAGCTGCGCGCCGACCCGGCGCTTCGCTCGGTCGTGGTCACCGGCGAGGGCAGCGCCTTCTGCTCCGGCGGCGACCTGTCGTGGATCGGGGAGTCGCCGGACCTGACCGTCCCGGCGATCCGCGACCGGATGCTGCCCTTCTACCGGGCGTGGCTGGCGATCCGCGACCTGGAGGTGCCCAGCATCGCCGCGGTGAACGGACCCGCCGTCGGGGCGGGCCTGTGCCTCGCGCTCGCCTGCGACCTTCGCTACGCGGCCGCCTCGGCCACGCTGTCGGCGCCGTTCACGGCCCTCGGGATGCACGCCGGCATGGCGGCGACGTACCTGCTTCCCGCCACGGTCGGCATCCCGGCCGCGCGCGACCTGCTGCTCACGGGCCGCCGGGTGGACGCCGACGAAGCGCTGCGGCTCGGGCTGGTGAACGGCGTGTACGACGGCGCCGAGCTGCTCGACCGGGCCATCGACGTCGCCGAGCAGATCGCCGGCAACGGCCCGGTCGCGGTGCGGCTGACCGTCGCCGGGCTGCGCAACGGCGCGCCACGCAGCCTCGACGAGGCGTTGCAGTACGAGGCGCTCGCCCAGCCGACGACGTTCGCCAGCGCCGACCTCACCGAGGGCCTCGCTGCGGCCAAGGAGCGTCGCAAGCCCCGCTTCCAGGGCAAGTAG
- a CDS encoding SprT-like domain-containing protein → MTAQPAPEVAVVRSARRRRTVAAHREGDRIVVSVPARMSRAEEARWVELLVTRVLAKEARLAPSDADLLARAGRLSESYLGGRAVPASVRWVDTMRSRWGSCTPLDRTIRISRRLEGMPEYVVDYVLLHELVHLLVPGHGPAFRAELARYPKLERAEGFLEGLSAADR, encoded by the coding sequence GTGACCGCGCAACCGGCTCCGGAGGTCGCTGTCGTGCGCAGCGCCCGCCGCCGGCGTACGGTCGCCGCGCACCGGGAAGGCGACCGGATCGTGGTGTCCGTGCCGGCGCGGATGTCGCGCGCCGAGGAAGCCCGCTGGGTCGAGCTGCTCGTGACCCGGGTGCTGGCCAAGGAAGCACGGCTCGCGCCGTCGGATGCCGACTTGCTCGCCCGTGCCGGGCGGCTGTCCGAGTCCTATCTCGGCGGGCGCGCCGTGCCGGCGAGCGTGCGCTGGGTGGACACGATGCGGTCTCGATGGGGCTCCTGCACCCCGCTCGATCGCACGATCCGGATCTCGCGGCGCCTGGAGGGGATGCCGGAGTACGTCGTCGACTACGTGCTGTTGCACGAGCTCGTCCATCTGCTCGTGCCCGGTCACGGTCCGGCGTTTCGCGCCGAGCTCGCCCGCTACCCGAAGCTAGAGCGTGCCGAAGGCTTTCTCGAGGGGCTCAGCGCAGCGGATCGCTGA
- a CDS encoding zinc-dependent metalloprotease, translated as MTRPPMGFGPSGGSGDEPGEPVDPFAALNAAPDLGAMLHQLGDLMSGETGPVNWQVARQSAMAVIGADAGTTAAEAAEVADAVRLADLWLDPVTSLPSGVTSTEAWSRRRWLEATRASWSELVEPVAAQVSAAMGQAIPEEMRAMAAPLIGVMTQVGGLVFGSQVGQALGTLATEVVAATDIGLPLGPAGVAALLPESVRAFGDGLAVPGDQVRLFIALREAAHQRLFVHVPWLRGHLFSAVRAYAEGISIDSSRIEDLVGMVDPSDPEALQQALGQGLFEPTNSPAQQSALERLETALALVEGWVDVTTAAAASASLPSFGALQETMRRRRATGGPAERTFATLVGLELRPRRARDAAVLWQTLAARRGVEGRDAIWDHPDLLPAASDLDDPQGWADRGPDDGLDISELDPPTG; from the coding sequence ATGACACGCCCTCCGATGGGCTTCGGCCCGAGCGGCGGCTCCGGCGACGAGCCGGGTGAGCCGGTCGATCCGTTCGCCGCGCTCAACGCCGCTCCGGACCTGGGAGCGATGCTGCATCAGCTCGGCGACCTCATGTCGGGGGAGACCGGGCCGGTCAACTGGCAGGTCGCCCGTCAGTCGGCGATGGCCGTGATCGGTGCCGACGCCGGCACCACCGCGGCGGAGGCCGCCGAGGTCGCCGACGCGGTCCGCCTCGCCGACCTGTGGCTCGACCCGGTGACGTCGCTGCCATCGGGCGTCACGAGCACCGAGGCGTGGAGCCGGCGGCGCTGGCTCGAGGCGACGCGCGCGTCGTGGAGCGAGCTCGTCGAGCCGGTCGCCGCCCAGGTGTCGGCCGCGATGGGTCAGGCGATCCCCGAGGAGATGCGCGCCATGGCGGCGCCGTTGATCGGTGTCATGACTCAGGTCGGCGGTCTGGTGTTCGGCAGTCAGGTCGGTCAGGCGCTGGGAACGCTCGCGACCGAGGTGGTGGCCGCCACCGACATCGGGCTGCCGCTCGGCCCGGCCGGCGTCGCGGCCCTGCTGCCGGAGTCGGTCCGCGCGTTCGGTGACGGCCTGGCGGTGCCGGGCGACCAGGTGAGGCTGTTCATCGCGCTGCGTGAGGCGGCGCACCAGCGCCTGTTCGTTCACGTGCCGTGGCTGCGCGGTCACCTGTTCAGTGCGGTGCGCGCCTACGCCGAGGGCATCTCGATCGACAGCTCGCGGATCGAGGACCTGGTCGGCATGGTCGACCCGTCGGATCCCGAGGCGCTTCAGCAGGCGCTCGGCCAGGGTCTGTTCGAACCGACCAACTCGCCGGCGCAGCAGTCGGCGTTGGAGCGGCTCGAGACCGCACTCGCCCTCGTCGAAGGCTGGGTCGACGTGACGACTGCCGCGGCCGCGAGCGCGTCGCTACCGAGCTTCGGGGCGCTGCAGGAGACGATGCGGCGCCGGCGCGCGACCGGCGGGCCGGCCGAGCGCACGTTCGCCACTCTCGTGGGTCTCGAGCTGCGTCCGCGCCGCGCCCGCGACGCGGCGGTGTTGTGGCAGACGCTGGCGGCGCGCCGCGGCGTCGAGGGCCGTGACGCGATCTGGGACCACCCCGACCTGCTGCCCGCCGCGAGCGATCTCGACGACCCGCAGGGCTGGGCCGACCGTGGACCTGACGACGGTTTGGACATCTCCGAGCTCGACCCCCCGACGGGCTGA
- a CDS encoding NAD-dependent epimerase/dehydratase family protein, producing the protein MGTDGERVRRRRSPAVIGLTGADTPLGGAFAELARGHPSTPTLTRVDDVSAAALDGVDVVVHLAVDRSATTPSAQRHARNVDGTEALLDAAAAAGTGRVVLLTSAMVYGASATNPVPLDEDAPLLSGAPAGLLGEWLAMERAAAACAAAGGPEVVSVRPASVVGVVADSLLPGLFEAVRLLAIRDGRCHWQLCHTDDLLSALMAAATGAVTGAVTVGCDGWMAQRQVEALADMRSVVLPGAVAFATAERLHRIGMLSSPSSDLQYLIDPWVVGAQRLRATGWQPAWTNQAALAAHLDTLGERVGSSFGLLDRKNATRAAAGAGATLAVVGSLALARARNRRR; encoded by the coding sequence GTGGGCACCGACGGTGAGCGCGTTCGCCGTCGGCGCAGCCCCGCCGTCATCGGACTGACCGGCGCCGACACGCCCCTGGGCGGCGCGTTCGCCGAGCTTGCCCGCGGCCATCCGTCGACGCCGACGCTCACCCGCGTCGACGACGTGTCGGCGGCCGCGCTCGACGGTGTCGACGTCGTCGTCCACCTGGCGGTCGACCGGTCGGCGACCACCCCGAGCGCCCAGCGCCACGCCCGCAACGTGGACGGCACGGAGGCGCTGCTGGACGCCGCCGCGGCGGCCGGGACCGGTCGCGTCGTACTGCTGACGAGCGCGATGGTGTACGGCGCGAGCGCGACCAACCCGGTCCCGCTCGACGAGGACGCGCCACTGCTTTCCGGCGCGCCGGCCGGGTTGCTCGGCGAGTGGCTGGCGATGGAGCGGGCTGCCGCTGCCTGCGCAGCGGCCGGCGGACCCGAGGTGGTCTCGGTGCGGCCCGCGTCCGTGGTCGGCGTCGTCGCCGACTCGCTGCTGCCCGGGTTGTTCGAGGCGGTACGACTGCTGGCGATCCGTGACGGCCGCTGCCACTGGCAGCTCTGCCACACCGACGACCTGCTCAGCGCACTGATGGCAGCCGCGACCGGGGCCGTGACGGGCGCGGTGACGGTCGGGTGCGACGGTTGGATGGCGCAGCGGCAGGTCGAGGCGCTCGCGGACATGCGTTCGGTCGTGCTCCCAGGCGCCGTCGCCTTCGCGACCGCCGAGCGGCTGCACCGGATCGGCATGCTGTCCTCGCCGTCCTCCGATCTGCAGTACCTGATCGACCCGTGGGTGGTCGGAGCGCAGCGGCTGCGGGCGACCGGCTGGCAGCCTGCGTGGACCAACCAGGCGGCGCTGGCCGCTCACCTCGACACCCTCGGCGAGCGGGTCGGCAGCAGCTTCGGGCTCCTCGACCGCAAGAACGCGACGCGGGCGGCCGCCGGGGCCGGGGCGACGCTTGCCGTGGTCGGCTCGCTGGCGCTGGCGCGCGCCCGCAACCGACGTCGCTGA
- a CDS encoding PDZ domain-containing protein: MSRRGMTFGIAAALFFAMIVVAARMPVPYVVLVPGPVTDTLGHTTAADSITGKPGDVIQISGAKVQPTDGHLYMTTVGLIPGSCDEHPTLWDAMKAWFNSTEAIEPQEVQCPPGQSSAKVNQQGVDEMTQAQSDAVYAALTELGYHATGNAVFIGSITPDVPAAAVLKPNDEIVSANGTTITSPEQLVSLVKALSPNDSVTFVVERAGTRKTVQVRTIRGSDGKAKLGISIETRPTFNGINVSIGIDPDVIEGPSAGTALALGIIDKLTPGGITGGRTIAGTGTVSRLGKVGPIGGIQQKIAAAVDAGASVFFAPASECADAKAVAPSSLALVAVTTLHGAVLALEAIKSGSDNYPHC; the protein is encoded by the coding sequence ATGAGCCGCCGCGGAATGACCTTCGGGATCGCCGCAGCCCTCTTCTTCGCCATGATCGTGGTCGCGGCGCGGATGCCGGTGCCCTACGTCGTACTCGTGCCCGGCCCGGTCACCGACACCCTCGGCCACACCACCGCCGCCGACAGCATCACCGGCAAGCCCGGGGACGTCATCCAGATCTCGGGTGCCAAGGTGCAGCCGACCGACGGGCACCTCTACATGACGACCGTCGGGCTGATCCCCGGCAGCTGCGACGAGCACCCGACGCTGTGGGACGCGATGAAGGCGTGGTTCAACTCGACCGAGGCGATCGAGCCGCAGGAAGTCCAGTGCCCGCCGGGTCAGAGCAGCGCGAAGGTGAACCAGCAAGGCGTCGACGAGATGACCCAGGCGCAAAGCGACGCGGTCTACGCCGCACTGACCGAGCTCGGCTACCACGCGACGGGCAACGCGGTGTTCATCGGGTCGATCACCCCCGACGTGCCGGCAGCCGCCGTGCTCAAGCCGAACGACGAGATCGTCTCGGCGAACGGCACCACGATCACCAGCCCGGAGCAGCTCGTCTCGCTGGTCAAAGCACTGTCACCCAACGACTCCGTCACGTTCGTGGTGGAACGCGCCGGCACGCGGAAGACGGTGCAGGTGCGCACCATCCGCGGCTCCGACGGCAAGGCGAAGCTCGGGATCAGCATCGAGACCCGGCCGACCTTCAACGGCATCAACGTGTCGATCGGGATCGACCCGGACGTGATCGAAGGCCCCAGCGCCGGTACCGCGCTGGCTCTGGGCATCATCGACAAGCTGACCCCGGGCGGCATCACCGGCGGGCGCACCATCGCCGGCACCGGGACGGTGAGCCGGCTCGGCAAGGTCGGGCCGATCGGGGGGATCCAGCAGAAGATCGCCGCGGCCGTCGACGCCGGCGCGAGTGTCTTCTTCGCGCCGGCGAGCGAGTGCGCCGACGCCAAAGCGGTCGCTCCATCGTCCCTTGCGCTCGTCGCCGTCACGACGCTGCACGGCGCGGTGCTCGCGCTCGAAGCGATCAAGAGCGGCAGCGACAACTACCCGCACTGCTGA
- a CDS encoding ATP-binding protein encodes MAPAVPFALLGVVQLAAVAVWLGFAAACCFPGLVRRTTPVVVMASLAMAAADALTALHLDVASSDGIGLLRVIALALLVLGLADGAPQRPSTALPAITAPLGARTSVAMAGGIVGIVAAATAVFRGFRPGGDRRIGAWLGAGLALTATAAALAGPSATNKNAALAQLAARGAACIALAVVIGLIARASLLGKIVTAIVAGVVAMAVGGVAVVGIGVAAEVQHDQSNRLLRVADTQQQNFQSLETRAGLLAQLLVECVQQRKQNCPATLQFFAEDPSYFAAVYQPGKGVKLIAPNKTALENTALLQLAGSNVVRGALRLGSTFQTVASGAILLSGAPVQLALISAVPNSVSAQVKPSFVAIYGIGLVDRYLATLQNEIGYDVSIIADGYVIASSLNTPDRAQVLSEDKSNGIESQDPTLSTVVPAQGTAPTVAFVPITAAGNDNVRIATLAVSQPASAALAAQRSVLRRLVLTALAVLVTIAMVAFLMAQRISEPVRRLTLAAGRVRAGDLDSTVAVESMDEVGELARAFDAMTSSLRGLTGDLRDAAELEARLRARLETVVSSMTDGLVTTDGTGVVVAANPMALELLGCTESDIIGRELADAVDVRGPDGAPLLGPGRGLAIADGLLSRGDGEEPIAVRVSRAPLSGQPGEVVVISDRTREREIERLKTEFLSNVSHELRTPLTPIRGYAEMLARRPDLPPERVKTFVSEILAGTVRMSRAVELLVDVAALDAGRVSPTRDKVVVANLVDDRLAAWRERYPERAKDLHRRVAGKLPPVEVDSRWLAKALDELADNAVKYTAPGTSITLGAARAEGGAVSISVRDAGEGIDTDRLGELLGDFSQADASDTRKVGGMGLGLGFVTRVADALGLTLEVSSEPAKGAEFSIEVPAAAE; translated from the coding sequence GTGGCGCCCGCCGTACCGTTTGCGCTGCTCGGCGTCGTCCAGCTGGCAGCTGTGGCGGTGTGGCTGGGCTTCGCGGCTGCGTGCTGCTTCCCCGGCCTGGTGCGCCGCACCACGCCCGTGGTGGTGATGGCCTCCCTCGCGATGGCGGCCGCGGACGCCCTGACCGCGCTCCACCTCGATGTCGCGTCATCCGACGGCATCGGGCTGTTGCGGGTGATCGCGTTGGCGCTTCTCGTGCTCGGCCTCGCCGACGGCGCCCCTCAGCGCCCGAGCACCGCGCTCCCCGCGATCACCGCTCCGCTCGGGGCGCGGACGTCCGTCGCGATGGCAGGGGGGATCGTCGGGATCGTCGCCGCGGCGACGGCGGTGTTCCGCGGCTTCCGGCCAGGTGGCGACCGGCGGATCGGCGCATGGCTCGGCGCCGGACTCGCCCTCACCGCCACGGCGGCAGCGCTCGCCGGGCCGAGCGCGACGAACAAGAATGCGGCACTCGCGCAGCTGGCCGCGCGCGGCGCAGCCTGCATCGCGCTGGCCGTCGTCATCGGCCTGATCGCCCGCGCCAGCCTGCTGGGCAAGATCGTCACCGCCATCGTTGCCGGCGTCGTCGCGATGGCGGTGGGCGGGGTCGCGGTCGTCGGCATCGGCGTCGCGGCCGAGGTGCAGCACGACCAGTCGAACCGGCTGCTGCGCGTCGCCGACACCCAGCAGCAGAACTTCCAGTCCCTCGAGACCCGTGCCGGCCTGCTGGCGCAGCTGCTCGTCGAGTGCGTCCAGCAGAGGAAGCAGAACTGCCCGGCCACCCTCCAGTTCTTCGCCGAGGACCCGAGCTACTTCGCCGCGGTCTACCAGCCCGGCAAGGGCGTCAAGCTCATCGCGCCGAACAAGACCGCGCTGGAGAACACCGCGCTGCTGCAGCTGGCAGGAAGCAACGTCGTACGCGGCGCGCTTCGTCTCGGCTCGACGTTCCAGACCGTCGCTTCCGGCGCCATCCTGCTGTCGGGCGCGCCCGTCCAGCTCGCGCTGATCTCAGCAGTGCCCAACAGCGTGAGCGCGCAGGTGAAGCCGTCGTTCGTCGCGATCTACGGCATCGGGCTCGTCGACCGCTACCTCGCGACGCTGCAGAACGAGATCGGCTACGACGTCTCGATCATCGCCGACGGCTACGTCATCGCCAGCAGCCTCAACACCCCGGACCGGGCGCAGGTGCTCAGCGAGGACAAGTCCAACGGCATCGAGTCCCAGGACCCGACGCTGTCGACAGTGGTTCCCGCGCAGGGCACGGCACCCACCGTCGCGTTCGTGCCGATCACCGCCGCCGGCAACGACAACGTACGGATCGCCACACTTGCGGTGAGCCAACCGGCCAGTGCCGCGCTCGCGGCTCAGCGCAGCGTGTTGCGACGGCTCGTGCTCACCGCGCTCGCAGTTCTCGTGACGATCGCGATGGTCGCCTTCCTGATGGCGCAGCGCATCTCGGAGCCGGTGCGCCGCCTCACGCTGGCGGCGGGGCGGGTGCGCGCCGGAGACCTCGACAGCACGGTCGCGGTCGAAAGCATGGACGAGGTCGGCGAGCTGGCGCGCGCGTTCGACGCCATGACCAGCTCGTTGCGCGGCCTGACCGGCGACCTGCGCGACGCCGCGGAGCTCGAAGCGCGATTGCGCGCCCGGCTCGAGACCGTGGTCAGCTCGATGACCGACGGCCTGGTCACGACCGACGGCACCGGTGTCGTCGTCGCGGCGAACCCGATGGCGCTGGAGCTGCTCGGCTGCACCGAGTCCGACATCATCGGCCGCGAGCTCGCCGACGCCGTCGACGTACGTGGCCCGGACGGCGCGCCGCTGCTCGGTCCCGGCCGCGGGCTCGCGATCGCCGACGGGCTGCTCAGCCGCGGGGACGGCGAAGAGCCCATTGCGGTCCGGGTCTCGCGGGCCCCGCTGTCGGGTCAACCGGGCGAAGTGGTCGTCATCTCCGACCGCACCCGCGAGCGCGAGATCGAACGGCTGAAGACGGAGTTCCTGTCGAACGTCAGCCACGAGCTGCGCACGCCACTGACCCCGATCCGGGGCTATGCGGAGATGCTGGCGCGCCGTCCTGACCTGCCGCCGGAGCGGGTGAAGACGTTCGTCTCGGAGATCCTCGCGGGCACGGTACGCATGAGCCGCGCGGTCGAGCTGCTGGTCGACGTCGCCGCGCTCGACGCTGGACGGGTGTCCCCGACCCGCGACAAGGTCGTCGTCGCGAACCTCGTCGACGACCGGCTCGCCGCGTGGCGGGAGCGGTACCCCGAGCGTGCCAAGGACCTGCATCGGCGGGTCGCCGGCAAGCTCCCGCCCGTCGAGGTGGACTCGCGTTGGCTGGCAAAAGCTCTCGACGAGCTCGCCGACAACGCCGTGAAGTACACCGCCCCGGGCACGTCGATCACGCTGGGCGCGGCCCGCGCGGAGGGCGGCGCGGTGAGCATCTCGGTGCGCGACGCCGGGGAGGGCATCGACACCGACCGGCTGGGCGAGCTGCTCGGGGACTTCTCCCAGGCCGACGCCTCCGACACCCGCAAGGTCGGCGGGATGGGGCTCGGGCTCGGGTTCGTGACCCGGGTCGCCGATGCCCTCGGCCTCACGCTGGAAGTCAGCTCGGAACCGGCCAAGGGTGCGGAGTTCTCGATCGAGGTTCCGGCCGCCGCCGAGTGA